The following nucleotide sequence is from Silene latifolia isolate original U9 population unplaced genomic scaffold, ASM4854445v1 scaffold_112, whole genome shotgun sequence.
catatatcggtaatgattggctgactagagtttgacattactgtcgtgcgacggtggtgatcagttgatcccctaggtcatacctaaaggataatactcttaattggtcatttaattagtcgtataacgttacgagttaattaaaaataattgacggacaattttggaagtaaatttacgtatctcattataatctgattaaataagatacggtctaagtaatctaattgttttattacttggatgaaattattgtttaaggaaacaattgaaattgaatgaataatttattataaatacaagatgttgtaatttataattggtaaaatattttggtacaagtaattgtgaattaccaagtcgattttgtatatgacgtatttttattaatacgttgatttttaatatgttaaaaatacatagcaattttacatgtcatgtgacatgtgacaaattgacacattgacaaagataaaatggaatccattttatcctcatatggaccgaaatattgggtgtgattaacaaattcatataatgttaattaagttagtggaagATATAATTATTTTTCTAgaactaggcatgcatacctagtgtctcttgtggaagagcaccaaactcatgcattggccttcctccaccctcctacccggtttccccttGAAAAGAACAAAGGGTCTTTTGCTTAAAGATTGATCAttcactacatgcatgagtgtgtgattcttattattcattctatcattcaaaaattattttagagagataaaataattcttccttcttcatcctcctcttgaccgaaatccaagaggaccaaaaatattttgggtcttttatttaagttaatataattctagtattaataatattaatttttattaagggtatatcttgggtattattccttgggaggtactatacttgtatcctctttgttcatccatttaaggagagctcaagaacaagagagtaggagaactctcttgtgccctattgatCCAAAAAACACAATGTAAGATGataatttcttctttaaattgtttattgtttgcatgcataagatcaccatttaattttatgacaaattaacctaaaacatatatgaatatgttagtatatagatctacttttccttcaatcggtatcaagagccttggttgtttgcatgcaaatcggttaaaagtttttccgagttatacgattaacatataaaacttgttaaatttgtgttattatgatatatcacgaaaatcattatgcatgttaaaatttctggtcctaaaatgtttttaggatatcttggttaatttatggattttttattgttcatattatataataatggcattaaaatatgattttatgaataaaatgtcattttcggactaaaattagctaaactttgaattttccagtgatttttggatatgttatcacatatattattttgagatgacctgtaaattttcataatttttggacttcttatgctcgaaaaatggatttttcattattaaaatcggatttagatgaaaaataggttaatatgagataaatttcgaatctggtcatagaaatttagtatgttgtcacatgaaaatttacaagatgtgtgtaaaataataggctatattgaagtctttatgcatgatttataattttttgaagaaaaaaatagcataaatagtgacttaattagtgaaatattaataaaacatattctatgactaaggacaaatgattcgcacaacgagtcacaatgattaatgaacaaggataaatggttaacacaacgagccacaaagactaattaacaaggacaaatgattcacataacgagtcacaatgactaatgaactagaacaagtgattcacacaacgaatcacattgactaatgaacaaggaccaatggttcacataacgagtcctaacgactaattaacaaggacaaatgattcacactacgagtcaaagggactaattaacaaggacaaatgattcatacaacgagtcacaatgactaatgaacaaggacaaatgattcatacaacgagtcacaacaactaatgaacaaggacaaatgtttcacacaacgagtcacaaggactaattaacaaggacaaatgattcacacaataatTTACAAACACTATTGAactaggacaattgattcacacaacgagtcacaaagaataattaacaaggacaaatgattcacataacaagttacactgactaatgaactaggactaattcacacaacgagtcgcaatgactaatgaacaagaacaaatggttcacacaacgagtcacaaggaccaattaacaaggacaaatgattcacacaatgagtcacatggactaattaacaaggacaaatgattcatacaacgagtcacaatgactaatgaacaaggacaaatggtcaacacaacgagccacaaagactaattaacaaggacaaatgaatcgcataacgagtaacaatgacaaatgaactagaacaagtgattcacacaacgagtcacaatgactaatgaacaaggaccaatttttcacacaacgagtcacaatgactaattaacaaggacaaatggttaacacaacgagtcacaaggactaattaacaaggacaaatgattcacaaaacgagtcaaagactaattaccaaggacaaatgattcacacaacgagtcaacggatctaattaacatggacaaatgattcacacaacgagttacaaggactaataaaataggacaaatgattcacacagcgagtcacaaggactaatgaactaggacaaatgattcacacaacgagtcacattgactaatgaacaaggacaaatggttcacacaacgagtcacaaggactaattaacaaggacaaatgattcacacaacgagtcacaaggactaattaacaaggacaaatgattcatacaatgagtcacaatgactactgaacaaggacaaattgttcacacaatgagccacaaggactaattaacgaggacaaatgattcacataacgagtcacaaggactaataaaataggacaaatgattcacacaacgagtcacaaggactaatgaactaggacaaatgattcacacaacgagtcacaatgactaatgaacaaggacaaatggttcacacaacgagtcacaagtactaattaacaaggacaaatgattcacacaacgagtcacaaggactaattaacaaggacaaatgattcatacaatgagtcacaatgactaatgaacaaggacaaattgttcacacaacgagccacatggagtaattaacaaggacaaatgattcacattacgagtcacaatgactaatgaactagaaacaattgattcacacaacgagtcacaatgactaattaacaaggacaaatgattcacacaacgagtcaaagggactaattaacaaggacaaattattcacacaacgagtcacacagactaatgaactaggacaaatgattcacacgacgagtcacaaggactaattaacaaggacaaatgattcacataacgagtcacaatgtctaataaactggaacaagtgattcacacaacgagtcgcaataactaataaacaaggaccaatggttcacacaacgagtcacaaggactaattaacaaggacaaatgattcacacaacgagtaaaatggactaattgacaaggacaaatgattcacacaacaatttacaaagactaatgaactaggacaattgattcacacaacgagtcacaaagaataattaacaaggacaaatgattcacacaacaagttacactgactaatgaactagggctaattcacacgacgagtcgcaatgactaatgaacaagaaaaaatggttcacacaacgagtcacgaggaccaattaacaaggacaaatgattcacacaatgagtcacatggactaattaacaaggacaaatgattcacacaatgagtcacaatgattaatgaacaaggaaaaatcgttaacacaacgagccacaaagactaattaacaaggacaaatgattcacataacgagtcacaatgactaatgaactagaacaagtgattcacacaacgaatcacaatgactaatgaacaaggaccaatggttcacataacgagtcctaatgactaattaacaaggacaaatgattcatactacgagtcaaagggactaattaacaaggacaaatgattcatacaacgagtcacaatgactaatgaacaaggacaaatgattcatacaacgagtcacaacgactaatgaacaaggacaaatggttcacacaacgagtcataaggactaattaacaaggacaaatgattcacacaataatttacaaacactaatgaactaggacaattgattcacacaacgagtcacaaagaataattaacaagaacaaatgattcacacaacaagttacactgactaatgaactaggactaattcacacaacgagtcgcaatgactaatgaacaagaacaaatggttcacacaacgagtcacaaggaccaattaacaaggacaaatgattcacacaatgagtcacatggactaattaacaaggacaaatgattcacacaacgagtcacaatgactaatgaacaagggcaaatggtcaacacaacgagccacaaagactaattaacaaggacaagtgattcacataacgagtcataatgactaatgaactagaacaagtgattcacacaacgagtcacaatgactaatgaacaaggaccaatttttcacacaacgagtcacaatgactaattaactaggacaaatggttaaaccaacgagtcacaaggactaattaacaaggacaaatgattcacaaaacgagtcaaagactaattaacaaggacaaatgattcacacaacgagtcaacatgactaatgaacatggacaaatgattcacacaacgagttacaaggactaataaaataggacaaatgattcacacaacgagtcacaaggactaatgaacaaggacaaatggttcacacaacgagtcacaaggactaattaacaaggacaaatgattcacacaacgagtcacaaggactatttaacaaggacaaatgattcatacaatgagtcacaatgactaatgaacaaggacaaattgttcacacaatgagccacaaggactaattaacaaggacaaatgattcacataacgagtcacaatgactaatgaactagaacaagtgattcacacaacgagtcagaatgactaattaacaaggataaatgattcacacaacgagtcaaagggactaattaacaaggacaaatgtttcacacaatgagtcacacggactaatgaactaggacaaatgattcacacgacgagtcataaggactaattaacaaggacaaatgattcacataacgagtcacaatgactaataaactggaacaagtgattcacacaacgagtcacaataactaatgaacgaggaccaatggttcacacaacaagtcacaaggactaattaacaaggacaaatgattcacacaacgagtaaaagGGACTAAttgacaaagacaaatgattcacacaacaatttacaaagactaatgaactagaacaaatggtcaacacaacaagccacaaagactaattaacaaggacaaatgattcacacaacaagttacacagactaatgaactaggactaattcacacaacgagtcgcaatgactaatgaacaagaaaaaatggttcacacaacgagtcccaaggaccaattaacaaggacaaatgattcacacaatgagtcacatggactaattaacaaggacaaatgattcacacaacgagtcacaatgactaatgaacaaggacaaatggtcaacacaacgagccacaaagactaattaacaaggacaaatgattcacataacgagtcacaatgactaatgaactagaacaagtgattcacacaactagtcacaatgactaattaacaaggataaatgattcacacaacgagtcaaagggactaattaacaaggacaaatgattcacacaatgagtcacacggactaatgaactaggacaaatgattcacacgacgagtcacaaggactaatgaactaggacaaatgattcacacgacgagtcacaaggactaattaacaaggacaaatgattcacataacgagtcacaatgactaataaactggaacaagtgattcacacaacgagtcacaataactaatgaacgaggaccaatggttcacacaacgagtcacaaggactaattaacaaggataaatgattcacacaacgagtaaaagggactaattgacaaggacaaatgattcacacaacaatttacaaagactaatgaactagaacaaatggtcaacacaacgagccacaaagactaattaacaaggacaaatgattcacacaacaagttacacaaactaatgaactaggtctaattcacacaacgagtcgcaatgactaatgaacaagaaaaaatggtttacacaacgagtcccaaggaccaattaacaaggacaaatgattcacacaatgagtcacatggactaattaacaaggacaaatgattcacacaacgagtcacaatggctaatgaacaaggacaaatggtcaacataacgagccacaaaggctaattaacaaggataaatgattcacataacgagtcacaatgactaatgaactagaacaagtgattcacacaatgagtcacaatgactaatgaatatggaccaatggttcacataacgagtcacaatgactaattaaccgggacaaatgatttacattacgagtcaaagggactaattaacaaggacaaatgattcatacaacgagtcacaaggactaattaacaaggacaaatgattcatacaacgagtcacaatgactaattgaTGCGTATGGCGGGATGATTAATAAACGACCTGATGCGAATATAGACCCCATGATAGAGGTTGTGCTCAATATAGAGGACCAAGCAAAACCACGCCCAAGTAATGCATATTCGCACACaaaaattggatgggctcaaataaaagaTAGGAAATATGTGCGATTAAAGCTCAAGACCCGCGAGAACCTTGATGTCGTGTGGGACCAAGAGGaatgccgtgtgggaacaagTGAGAGAGCCGAaatgtggcggcaccaaggggGGAAAATCCAAttttatatttttgtattttcAACCTAGTTTGAATAAAATTTGACAAAAGGGTCTAGGTTGTGAGTTCTATGTGttcattcatcctagaacttacaaactagcattaaatgcttgcttggaggccaaggcttttgtcctaaaggacctagcctcctcatttgtaatccatcaaagaattaagaaaaaacttttagagagagaaacttgtgtttcaatcttttcaaagagtcgatgctttcgagtcttgccttgaactaaggacgcgctccgcagtttaagttgaattacttgacgcgttttcgagtaattccccattgttatcgctataggtctagtgatagcaaatatcccattggttcgatctcttcacaagaaatcgaagcaaatatccttttattcttgcaccaaagaaaaacaaaaacaaacaaaaaagacttccgcttcgcccaATAACGCATCAAGTGACACGAtctggtcgggttgcacctagtgcattcggatcttccGTCTCACTTGAATCCACAATTAAGTCTTCTGCTCCGCATACGctccaagtggtatcagagcttcggctcttgatcaccccaaaaaaatcaagacggtcctaaggTGGTCCCAATCAATTAgtagttgaatatccaacgcgattggtattcaaaggttaaactcaacgaggtagttgaggtttaatcgattggatcttgaaggcacggattgaacaaaaacaaaaaaaaaacacaaaaaatcactgttcacggtactgttcaccaTCAAAAAAAAAGGAGGAAATTCGAAACTTCAAAGCCACAAAACACCAAACATGAACTTCTACGAtcccaactttctcaagaatcttcaaaaggccTTAAAGAATTTACAAGAAAACGATTCCAAGTGGCTGCCAAGATGAGAACGAACCGTTGAAGAGTTCAAAGTCAGTGAACTGCCCGAGTTCACGGGAGGCACGGACCCCGAAACTTATCTTGAATGGGAAAGACAAATAGATCGGGTGTTTGATTTCAAGGTTCTGGATGACGCAAAATGCTGCAAGTACGCTACTCGAACACTTAGTGGAGGGGCTTCACTATGGTACAAGAGTTTGAAAGCAAGGCGTGCTCGCGCTGGAAAAGAGAAATTATCATCTTGGGATTCTCTTAAACGCAAATTGCACAAGAGATATGTTCCAGCAACTTATAGGCTCACGACTTATCGTAAGATCGCCAATCTCAACCAAGGGAGGCTTCGTGTCTCTGAATACATCGACGAGTTTGATAATCTCACTCTGATGAGAGAAGTGGAAGAGAGTGAAGAATTAAAGATGGTTGAAGCACAAGGAAAAGCTAAATTGCCAACAATTTACGGTGAGAGTAGTCGGAATTGGAGGAACGAGGGAGGATCGGAAGGGAGTCCGGCGAGTAATGTTGGCGAACCCAAGTCGGCTGCCACCCCTAGTTCCGCGGCAAGAGCGCCCGATTCTAAAGAAACAAGTCTCTCCAAAGTACGATGTTTAAAGTGTCCGGGGTTTGGGCACTATCAAAGCGCGTGTCCAAATGAACGATTGAATACCTTGAGAGACACTGTTGCTTATCGGGATGAGTTGTTTGATGAGGAGGAAagattgggtgatgtgttcaaTTTCGAAGAAAGAGAAAAGGACGAGAGTATAGAGCCATTGAGTGACGATGatcaaattaaagatgtgattgaagatgacatatttGCCAACTTGGATGAACCTCATACAAGAggtacttctttatttgatctaaatctaccaattgtttttgatgaagaattggaagaagttTATGACGAAACTCACATGGAAGAAAGTTATCATACAAGTTATGACGATGCAACTCAAGACAATCCTAATCTTGTGCCAATCTCGGATGAGGAAATCAAGGATGTTTTCTCCGAGGAACTACCCGCTGGTTTACCACCTATTCGAGGGATTGAACACCAAATCGATCTCCTACCCAGAGCTCCCTTACCAAACAAGGCCGCCTATAGATGCAATCCAATGGAGACAAAGGAATTGCAAATCGAGGAATTGATGGAACGAGGTTATGTGCGCGAGAGCATAAGTCCATGTGTTGTCCCTACTCTACTTGTCCCAAAGAAGGATGGGACGTGGCGAATGTGCGTTGATAGTCGAGCCAtgaacaacataactatcaagTATCGTTTTCCTATCCCAAGGATTGACGACATGGTTGATGAGTTACATGGATTCGAAACcttttctaagatcgacttgaggagtggttatcaccaaatgcgaataagagaaagggataagtggaaaaccgcattcaagactagacatgggttatacgagtgggccgtcatgccattcggattaACCAATGCTCCGAGTACTTTTATGCGACTCATGAACGAGGTACTCAAACCTTTCTTAAGCAGATTTGTTGTCGTCTATTTGGATGACATTTTGGGGGTACAGTCGAACTGAGGAAGAACATTTCATACACCTTCGAGAGGTGTTCGACATACTTCGAGGGCAGAAACTCTATGGAGAGAAGGAGAAGTGGTCGTTGTGGGTCAAGAGTGTCATCTTTCTCGACTATATGGTATCTAAAGACAGGGTTTCGGTGGAACAAATCAAAATTGAAGCAATCAAGGCATGGCCTACTCCTAAGACCACCACGGAGGTCCGATCATTTCATGGACTCGTATCATTCTATCGGAGGTTCATTCGGGACTTTAGTACCATTACTAGTCCTATCACCAAGTGTACGAAAAGGGGAATCTTCGTATGGACCCCGACTGCTCAAAAAGCGTTCGAGACGATTATTCAAAAACTTTATGAGGCACCTTTATTGGCACTCCCAGATTTCACTCAACCATTCGAGGTGGAATGTGACGCAAGCGGTGTTAGAATTGGAGCCGTACTAATACAAGGAAAGTGACCCATCGCTTATTTCCCCGAGAAATTGAATGGAGCCCGGCTCAATTACTCGACGTACGACAAAGAATTTTATGCTATCGTGAGAGCTCTtcaacattggagtcactaccttTGACCGAGTCATTTCATCCTGCACTCGAACCGCGAATCACTAAAGCACATCAATGGACAACAAAAGTTAAACCCACggcatgccaagtgggtggagTTCCTACAATCCTTTCACTTTTCATCAAAGTATAAACGTGGCAAgagtaatgtggtggccgatgctctctcATGACGGTACTCATTATTAAACGTGCTCGATGTCCGATTACTTGGAGTTGAGGCATTGAAGGATTACTACGAGCATGATCCCGACTTTGGAGAAACCTTCGAGATTTGCAAGTCCGGAACTCATGATGAGTTCATTATTCCAGATGGTTTCCTCTTCAAAGGTAATAGACTTTATGTTCCAAAACTTCCAACTCGGGAACTCCTTATTCGAGAAGCTCATGAAGGTGGACTTGGAGGACATTTCGGGATAAACAAAACTGTAGATATTCTCAAAGAGCATTTTCATTGGCCCCAACTGCAAAGAGTCATGCAGGATGTGATACGAAGGTGGGAACCATATCAAGTCAAAGAACTGTATCAATCACCAATTGACAAATACATTGATGAGAAGCTAC
It contains:
- the LOC141637445 gene encoding uncharacterized protein LOC141637445, producing the protein MSCGTKRNAVWEQVLDDAKCCKYATRTLSGGASLWYKSLKARRARAGKEKLSSWDSLKRKLHKRYVPATYRLTTYRKIANLNQGRLRVSEYIDEFDNLTLMREVEESEELKMVEAQGKAKLPTIYGESSRNWRNEGGSEGSPASNVGEPKSAATPSSAARAPDSKETSLSKVRCLKCPGFGHYQSACPNERLNTLRDTVAYRDELFDEEERLGDVFNFEEREKDESIEPLSDDDQIKDVIEDDIFANLDEPHTRELEEVYDETHMEESYHTSYDDATQDNPNLVPISDEEIKDVFSEELPAGLPPIRGIEHQIDLLPRAPLPNKAAYRCNPMETKELQIEELMERGYVRESISPCVVPTLLVPKKDGTWRIRTEEEHFIHLREVFDILRGQKLYGEKEKWSLWVKSVIFLDYMDYYEHDPDFGETFEICKSGTHDEFIIPDGFLFKGNRLYVPKLPTRELLIREAHEGGLGGHFGINKTVDILKEHFHWPQLQRVMQDVIRRWEPYQVKELYQSPIDKYIDEKLHGGNSNFLLRSIFMVAHDDLVVSSNHYLDVGRIVHKRWWEGNHKKVKASKDGTKWF